Proteins from one Brevibacillus humidisoli genomic window:
- a CDS encoding type III pantothenate kinase encodes MLMVIDVGNTNMVLGLYIEEELSYRWRMATDRNKTEDEYGMLVRSLFGSVGLSFAQVEGVIVSSVVPPLNHAIERMCTKYFHQKPLIVGPGVKTGLNIKSEYPREVGADRIVNAVAGIHYYGTPLIVVDFGTATTFCYVDEHARYLGGAIAPGIGISTEALVSRAAKLPRIELTKPTSVVGRNTVASMQSGIYYGFIGQVEGIVRRMKAEANREPHVVATGGLADLIGSETDCIDTVDANLTLKGLRLIYERNKS; translated from the coding sequence ATGCTGATGGTCATCGACGTGGGGAATACCAACATGGTGTTAGGTTTGTATATAGAGGAAGAATTGAGCTATCGTTGGCGGATGGCGACAGACCGCAACAAGACGGAAGACGAGTACGGCATGTTGGTGCGTAGCTTGTTTGGCAGTGTCGGCCTCTCTTTTGCACAAGTGGAAGGCGTAATCGTCTCCTCTGTCGTACCGCCGCTTAATCATGCGATTGAACGCATGTGCACGAAGTATTTCCACCAGAAGCCGCTGATCGTGGGACCAGGGGTCAAAACCGGTCTCAATATCAAATCAGAGTATCCCCGTGAAGTAGGGGCGGACCGTATTGTGAACGCAGTTGCCGGGATCCACTACTACGGGACCCCGCTGATCGTCGTCGATTTCGGCACGGCGACGACCTTCTGCTACGTCGATGAACATGCTCGCTATCTAGGTGGGGCGATTGCCCCCGGCATCGGGATCTCCACAGAAGCATTGGTCAGCCGAGCGGCCAAACTGCCGCGGATCGAACTGACAAAGCCGACCAGTGTTGTTGGCCGAAACACAGTCGCTTCGATGCAGTCGGGGATTTACTACGGCTTTATCGGTCAGGTGGAGGGCATTGTCAGGCGGATGAAGGCAGAGGCGAACCGGGAACCGCATGTGGTGGCAACGGGCGGTTTAGCTGATCTGATCGGCAGTGAGACCGACTGTATTGACACAGTGGACGCTAACTTGACATTGAAGGGGCTGCGGCTGATCTACGAGCGAAACAAATCGTAG